gtgagagaagtttagtcaacgggtctgccacattcagatccgtaagtattttgcaaatttctatgtcaacaatgctctgcacagagctactctagctaattgctcccactttcaatatgtatctagattgagatttagagtcatctggatcagtgtcaaaatttgcatcgacgtaaccctttacgacaaaccttttgtcacttccataatcgagaaacatatccttattccactaaggataattttgaccaatgtccagtgatctactcctagatcactattgtactcctttgccaaactcagggttgggtatacaataggtctggtacacaacatgacatactttatagaacctacggctgaggcatatggaatgactttcattctctctctatcttctgccgtggtcgggttttgagtcttactcaacttcacaccttgtaacacaggcaagaactccttttttgaatgttccattttgaactacttcaaaatcttgtcaaggtatgtactaattgaaaaacttatcaagcgtcttgatctatctctatagatcttgatgctaaatatgtaagcaacttcaccgaggtctttctttgaaaaactcctttcaaacattcctttatgctttgcagaataattctacattatctccgatcaacaatatgtcattcacatatacttatcagaaatgcagtagtgctcccactcactttcttgtaaatacaggcttcaccacaaatctgtataaaactatatgctttgatcaacttatcaaagcgtatattccaactccgagatgtttgcaccagtccatagatggatcgctggagcttgcatattttgttagtacctttaggattgacaaacccttctggttgcatcatatacaactcttctttaataaatccatgaaggaatgcagttttgtttatccatttgccagatttcatctcGATCCTTTTAGACAGGAGGAAAAGCATGAGGCAGTGGAGAGATACAATAATGCAGGGTCAATGCTGGAGGACTTCATATAAAACCAAACAAAGAAACTACAAAACTTAGAACTAATTGTGTCATTTTGCTATTTTCACTTTTTGGTTTAAAATTTGCTAATTAAAATGAAGAAACTCAACCATAATCAACAATTTTGGGATATTGACCTTTTTACGTGATGATCAAATTGGATGAATGGTTGAGGACATCAGAAACAATATTGACCTTTTTTCTCTGTTTTTCGTATACACAAACTTTTGAATAGTCCCTTTTGTAATATTGCGAAATGAAATAATCATACATTAGCTACTGATTTATCATTCTTGTCTCCATTCTGAAACAACATTTGTTTCGTTGGATTTTCTTCACTCGGAGGTACCGATTCTTTTCTCTTTCCCCAAAGGAAAAGATAGAGCCCAGCTAGAATCATGAACATGCCTAGAACACTGCAGGCATGTAAACAGATCGATTATTAATTACAAGGAAAACTCAGCAACAATTTTTAAGAAAATAATGTTAGTAATTGGCAATGCATATTTGGGTATATACCTACGGTCTTAAGAACGTTAGCCAAAATCAGCACTTTTTAACATAGGATGGAGAGAAGTGGTAAGCATACCTCCCAACGGACAGATCATGGCCGAGAAGCAACGAGTCAAGAATAGTAGTGAAGAACACCGACACGGCGCAAAACATGGCCGGATAGGTTGGCCCACGCTGCGTGATGACCCACGAAATCATCACAAACTTGGCAGCAGTGTTGAGTATTGCCTGCAGCAAGATGTAAATGAGGACCTTCAACCGAGAGCCAAAAAGTGAACTGATGCACAACAAAAGGAATAGCCGAATAGTTTTACCGAGTACACAATGGTGAGCAAGCTCATGTTCCATTTGAGCGCCCATGTTGCCTTCTCTCTGTTCATGGCAACCCCCACGACAGCCATTTGGATGCTCCCCACGAAGCATGTAGCGACCGTGGACCAGTACTTGTATGGGAACACTTTTAGCATCTGAGCCTGCTCATTACAAACCAGGGGCAGCGCCAGGGGTCTTCTTGGGTATTCGGTTGAATACCCAAGATTTTGACAAACcattgaaattttatataaaacaagcgatttttttttttgcaaaacagtgATGATTTGGGCAAAATGAATACCCTCCTccaaaatgaatacccaccctgtaGAACCTGGCGCCGCCACTGTTACAAACTCATATATAATTAAGCTGTATTTGTCACTTTGCTAAAGAATTAAAAAAAGGTAATACTCCCTCGGAGTAGTTGAATTTTGCATGAAATACCTGTACAAAAATAATGATATATAGGTAatactatttatttgagattttgcAATAGTGAGTTGTTGCTTATATGTTTGTTATATACCTGTACTGTATACCAAACGGCGAGGCTGAGGCAGCTCGTGATGAGCAAGACGGTTCCACGCACATGGTGGTGACCAAACACAGCTCCGGCTTGTTTGGGGTGGTAGCCGATGATATTGGTGGGCCAAAGGTGCAGCACCTTGCCCTTGTACAGGCTGATCACCAGCGTTCCTCCAACACAGACTAGGGTTCCAATGACCTTGATGTTCCCCACCAGGCTCCTCATGTCCAGTGACTCCTTCTTGAAAAAAAGATTATACGGTTGTCGTAGTTCCTTCCTATATGGTCCCAATATTTCTGGTAGGTGCTGCGTTATATTTCCATCTTGTTTACCTGAAAAGGACCGCGAGGATGAATGTGGCAATCGGGATGATGTTATAGAAGTTTATCGCGTATCCTAGTGATGTGTCTCCGAGGCCAATGTAGTAGAGACCAGGAATTGTGAATCTGGAAGGAGAAAGCAACAATCACTACTACTTTGTGGGCAGATATTAATCAGAACCATTGCTGAACTAAGATGATGTGAACAAAATGACTAACCCCACAACTGGTGAAAATCCATATGAATGCCTTCAATTTAAGCTCCTTTAACTTCCCTCTACATCAGGTGATGAGGGTAAGTAAACAGATAATCATTTGCAAAATGTTTCTATATCACGACGAATTTTGATATTTACTTGCCAAATGTTCCCTGTCATATGACAACCATGAGAAGGAGAAAAATATGCTAAAATAACAGTATTTAATTAGAGCTAACTTCTCAAAGAACATCGCCAAGGGAATTGTCAAGATGGCGCCAAGGAAGAAGCGGTATGTGAGCAAGGTCCAAGCAAGTGACCCACTGTCCACCACGACTTTCGTGAGCAACACCAACCCTGtcgtgaaaatttggaccaacaccaTGAATATGTTGGAAGACCTTGTCCTCCTGCGAGACAGACTCGGGCACGTCCGCACGCTCTCTACCCACGCGGTGATCGTGGCCACGTAGAGCTAGGCCACGACCCCCTTTCTCTGTTGTACtctcctgtgtatataaagggcaaGACCCTATGACCAATACAGTGTGGTGAATATTACCATTCTACTTGGCACTAGAGCAAGTTCTTTCCTTCCTGTCCATGGCCGGCTCCCATGCCTCTGACGCCGGCTCTGACTCCGGGGAACTGCCCCATGGCAGCGCACCGCTGCCCGCTACTTTCccccctcccacctcctctccgcTGCCTACCACCTCCAGTTCGCTGCCCATTAGCACCGCTCCCCCAGCCACCGCTTCGCTGAACCTCACCGTGTCGCCACTCGTGGCGGCACTCTCCGACGGCACCTCCTCCTCTACTGCGCCGCCGCCATCGATCCACGCCGTCAACATCGGGGCACACATCGACTTCAAGCTGGATCCCATCTCCGGCAACTACTCGAAGTGGCGCCGCATCATGTCCTTCATCCTCCGCAAGTCCGGCGTGGAGAGCCACATCCTCGTCCCTGCGATCCCCTCCAGCAGACGGCGCAGTGGCGCCACGACGATCTGCAGATCCTTCTCATGATCTACGGTACGATCACCGATGAGCTCCAT
This sequence is a window from Triticum dicoccoides isolate Atlit2015 ecotype Zavitan unplaced genomic scaffold, WEW_v2.0 scaffold18335, whole genome shotgun sequence. Protein-coding genes within it:
- the LOC119344741 gene encoding WAT1-related protein At1g44800-like translates to MVLVQIFTTGLVLLTKVVVDSGSLAWTLLTYRFFLGAILTIPLAMFFEKFTIPGLYYIGLGDTSLGYAINFYNIIPIATFILAVLFRKESLDMRSLVGNIKVIGTLVCVGGTLVISLYKGKVLHLWPTNIIGYHPKQAGAVFGHHHVRGTVLLITSCLSLAVWYTVQAILNTAAKFVMISWVITQRGPTYPAMFCAVSVFFTTILDSLLLGHDLSVGSVLGMFMILAGLYLFLWGKRKESVPPSEENPTKQMLFQNGDKNDKSVANSSSIDPALLYLSTASCFSSCLKGSR